In Arthrobacter sp. SLBN-83, one DNA window encodes the following:
- a CDS encoding FKBP-type peptidyl-prolyl cis-trans isomerase, whose product MSFGQREFDRQKPEIDFPEGDVPTELVITDLIEGDGREAKAGDTVSTHYVGVAWSTGEEFDASWGRGAPLDFCVGVGQVIQGWDQGLLGMKVGGRRRLEIPSELAYGSRGAGGAIAPNEALIFVVDLVGVR is encoded by the coding sequence ATGTCGTTTGGACAGCGGGAATTCGACCGCCAGAAGCCCGAGATCGATTTCCCGGAAGGCGACGTCCCCACGGAACTCGTCATCACCGACCTCATCGAAGGTGACGGCCGCGAAGCCAAGGCAGGGGACACCGTCTCCACCCACTACGTCGGCGTTGCCTGGTCCACTGGCGAGGAATTCGACGCCTCGTGGGGGCGCGGCGCACCGCTGGACTTCTGCGTCGGCGTCGGCCAGGTCATCCAGGGCTGGGACCAGGGCCTGCTGGGCATGAAGGTGGGCGGCCGCCGCCGCCTGGAGATCCCGTCGGAGCTGGCTTACGGCTCCCGTGGCGCCGGCGGCGCCATCGCCCCCAACGAAGCCCTGATCTTCGTCGTGGACCTCGTTGGGGTCCGCTGA
- the pafA gene encoding Pup--protein ligase produces MDKRIFGIETEFGISYSSPDSRPLAPEEVARYLFRKVVSWGRSSNVFLTNGSRLYLDVGSHPEYATAECDDLAQLIAHDRAGELILDDLVDEAQARLAAEGFNGTVYLFKNNTDSAGNSYGSHENYLIPRRGEFSRLAEILIPFLVTRQLIAGAGKILKTPHGATYAFSQRADHIWEGVSSATTRSRPIINTRDEPHADAEFYRRLHVIVGDSNMSEATALMKIGTVDLVLRMIEAGVIMRDMRMENPIRSIREISHDLSGRALVRLANGRQLTALEIQQEYLTKVTAFVKEHGAHNQHVPVILDLWERTLHAIESGDTRGIDTEIDWAIKKKLMDNYRDRHGLGLEAPRIAQLDLTYHDISRSRGLFYLLQSRGAVRRIVDDTVIKSAVDAPPQTTRAKLRGDFVRRAQELGRDYTVDWVHLKLNDRAHQTILCKDPFRSVDERVDALLDSMG; encoded by the coding sequence ATGGACAAGAGAATCTTCGGCATCGAAACCGAGTTCGGGATCTCTTACTCGAGCCCGGACTCCAGGCCTCTTGCTCCCGAGGAGGTGGCCCGGTACCTGTTCCGCAAGGTGGTCAGCTGGGGCCGTTCGTCCAACGTGTTCCTTACCAACGGTTCGCGGCTGTACCTCGATGTAGGGTCCCACCCGGAATACGCCACGGCAGAATGCGACGATCTTGCCCAGCTGATCGCCCATGACCGTGCGGGTGAGCTGATCCTTGACGACCTGGTGGATGAGGCGCAGGCCAGGCTGGCTGCCGAAGGGTTCAACGGCACCGTGTACCTGTTCAAGAACAACACAGACTCCGCGGGCAATTCCTACGGCAGCCACGAGAACTACCTGATTCCCCGGCGCGGTGAGTTTTCCCGTCTTGCCGAGATCCTGATTCCGTTCCTCGTAACCCGGCAGCTCATCGCCGGGGCCGGCAAGATCCTGAAGACTCCCCATGGGGCGACCTACGCGTTTTCCCAGCGCGCCGACCACATCTGGGAGGGTGTCTCCTCCGCCACCACCCGGTCCCGCCCCATCATCAACACAAGGGACGAGCCGCACGCGGATGCCGAGTTCTACCGGCGGCTGCACGTCATCGTCGGAGATTCCAACATGTCCGAAGCGACGGCCCTGATGAAGATCGGCACCGTGGACCTGGTTCTTCGGATGATCGAAGCGGGCGTGATCATGCGCGACATGCGGATGGAAAACCCCATCCGCAGCATCCGGGAAATCTCCCACGACCTCAGCGGCCGCGCCCTGGTCCGCCTGGCCAACGGCCGCCAACTCACAGCCCTTGAAATCCAGCAGGAATACCTGACCAAGGTCACGGCGTTCGTCAAGGAACACGGCGCCCACAACCAGCACGTTCCCGTGATCCTGGATCTGTGGGAACGCACGCTGCACGCCATCGAATCGGGTGATACCAGGGGCATCGACACGGAAATCGACTGGGCCATCAAGAAGAAGCTGATGGACAACTACCGCGATCGGCACGGTCTGGGCCTGGAGGCCCCCCGGATCGCCCAGCTCGACCTTACCTACCATGACATTTCCCGCAGCCGGGGACTCTTCTACCTGCTGCAGTCCCGGGGCGCGGTACGCCGGATCGTCGACGACACGGTCATCAAGAGTGCCGTGGACGCGCCACCGCAGACCACCCGCGCAAAGCTCCGCGGGGACTTTGTCCGCCGGGCACAGGAACTGGGGCGCGACTACACGGTCGATTGGGTGCACCTGAAGTTGAACGACCGTGCGCACCAGACAATCCTCTGCAAGGACCCCTTCCGAAGCGTCGATGAGCGGGTGGATGCGCTGCTGGACTCCATGGGTTGA
- a CDS encoding FKBP-type peptidyl-prolyl cis-trans isomerase, whose amino-acid sequence MRRLLAILLPGLLLLTACGGTASQPEPSSQSAGETAKFDSLKLTDNGDKKAPGVDFDKPLTVTQPTIKVVSEGSGDTVKANQVAKISILALNGTDGSQLEDTFPNEPQSFELNDELKTSNAVIYNAFVGAKVGSSLALAVPGQQSAPSASPSPSDSASPSASPTAAADPTQLLIIKVLSASDPTPVLDKPQGETVSPQAGLPTVTEKDGVPEINVAGAAAPTSLVSQDLIKGSGATVKESDTLTVNYVGVNLSDGTKFDSSFDRGQPATFPLSGVIKGWTQGLTGKTVGSRVLLVIPKDLAYGDAGQGQAKGDLVFVVDILGVK is encoded by the coding sequence GTGCGCCGACTACTAGCAATCCTCCTCCCCGGCCTGCTGCTCCTGACCGCCTGCGGAGGTACAGCCTCCCAGCCCGAACCCAGCAGCCAGTCCGCCGGGGAGACTGCAAAGTTCGACTCCCTCAAGCTGACCGACAACGGCGACAAGAAGGCCCCGGGTGTGGACTTCGACAAGCCGCTGACCGTCACCCAGCCCACCATCAAAGTGGTCTCCGAAGGCAGCGGCGACACCGTGAAGGCCAACCAGGTCGCCAAGATCTCCATCCTGGCCCTGAACGGCACGGACGGATCCCAGCTGGAGGATACGTTCCCCAACGAACCTCAAAGCTTTGAGCTCAACGATGAGCTCAAGACCAGCAACGCCGTCATCTACAACGCTTTCGTGGGCGCAAAGGTGGGCTCCAGCCTTGCCCTCGCCGTCCCCGGCCAGCAGAGTGCGCCGTCGGCAAGCCCCAGCCCGTCCGACAGCGCAAGCCCCAGCGCCAGCCCCACTGCCGCTGCCGATCCCACCCAGTTGCTGATCATCAAGGTTCTTTCCGCCTCAGACCCCACTCCCGTTCTGGACAAGCCCCAGGGTGAAACCGTGTCGCCGCAGGCGGGGCTGCCCACGGTGACTGAGAAGGACGGCGTACCGGAAATCAACGTGGCCGGTGCAGCCGCGCCCACGTCCCTCGTATCGCAGGACCTGATCAAGGGCAGCGGTGCCACCGTGAAGGAATCCGACACGCTCACCGTGAACTACGTCGGCGTCAACCTCAGCGACGGCACCAAGTTCGATTCCAGCTTCGACCGTGGCCAGCCGGCCACCTTCCCGCTCTCCGGCGTCATCAAGGGCTGGACCCAGGGCCTCACCGGTAAAACCGTAGGCTCCCGCGTCCTGTTGGTCATCCCCAAGGACCTGGCCTACGGCGACGCCGGCCAGGGCCAGGCGAAGGGCGACCTGGTGTTCGTAGTGGACATCCTCGGGGTCAAGTAG